The Candidatus Woesearchaeota archaeon genomic sequence TGAAAAACGCAAATGTTTCAAAGCTCACCAACATAAAAATAACCTACCTTGGGGAACTCAGCAGGCTTCTCGGAGGCAGGAAGTAAAAATGAAACCATTGCAATTTTCAGGAAAAAGGAAAACCGCAATAGCGAGGGCAACCCTTGTTGAGGGAACAGGAAGATTAAGCCTGAACAACGCGCCAATTGAAACAGTGACTCCGGAAATTCTCAGAATGAAAATACTGGAACCTATTATTATTGCGGGGGATTCAGCAAAGAAGGTTGACATAAAGGTAACTGTACATGGCGGCGGAATAAACGGAAGGGCTGACGCAGCAAGACTTGCAATAGCGAAAAGCCTCGCAGCATACAATCCGGCCCTCAAGGAAGAATTCCAGAGATATGACAGGCACCTCCTTGTTGCAGATGTAAGGCATAAAGAAGCAAAGAAGCCAAACAGGCACGGAAATGCAAGAGGAAAGGTTCAGAAGTCATACAGATAAGCATATTTTTATTATAAATATAATTAAAAAAAACAAGATTGAGGCAGGCAAAAAATGATAATTCCCGTTAGATGCTGGAGCTGCGGAAAGCCCATAGGACACCTGTGGGAGGAATTTGAGGAAAAAGTAAGGAAGGGAGAGGACAAGAAAAAAATCCTTGATTCCATAGGGCTTGAAAGATACTGCTGCAGGGCGACATTTCTTGGGCACGTTGACTTGATTGACCTTGTCTCAAGGTTCAAAAGGGTATAA encodes the following:
- a CDS encoding 30S ribosomal protein S9, with the protein product MKPLQFSGKRKTAIARATLVEGTGRLSLNNAPIETVTPEILRMKILEPIIIAGDSAKKVDIKVTVHGGGINGRADAARLAIAKSLAAYNPALKEEFQRYDRHLLVADVRHKEAKKPNRHGNARGKVQKSYR
- a CDS encoding DNA-directed RNA polymerase subunit N, which produces MIIPVRCWSCGKPIGHLWEEFEEKVRKGEDKKKILDSIGLERYCCRATFLGHVDLIDLVSRFKRV